In Paenibacillus sp. FSL R7-0345, a single window of DNA contains:
- a CDS encoding alpha/beta hydrolase-fold protein, with the protein MFEVQELDWQGRRLTVFLPPSYALSQKRYPVVYLHDGAALMMNNLNYMYRLFREGLLTELIVTGISSSSRNDDYTPWPESAATEGRPDFGGRGPAYLDEIADGIKPYIDSVLRTAPEPESTGLAGYSLGGLVTLLAAYRRPDAFGRFGMLSPSIWYEGMLGFTEANPLPDAGQKLYLSVGNREGVYKQNIQRHAVTSTLQLYRNLRSQLADEQRLRLSLTDGAAHDLVSMSARFPEALQWLYGAADEQQTGEVVQRPGAETEMMSQVGACLLPGTEVWDMTSLYNGLTYRVFVHLPLKPPPPEGYPVLYTVDGNAYFASLNDAMRLQTRHPRGLPSGLVVSIGYPADGPFVAERRFRDLTVADVQPGLRPDGSPWPVNGGADAFLDFIELELMPLIGRRYSVDHSRAALFGHSLGGFFTLYTMIRRSGLFSTYIAGSPSLWWKGRVLFDLLPELEEKLRSGELECSLMIGIGSEEGGMLEDARTFYERLVPYTGSGLSRLSYNEIQGEGHMSVLQPLFSPMLRFVFAAEGAELCI; encoded by the coding sequence ATGTTTGAAGTACAAGAATTGGACTGGCAGGGACGCCGGCTGACGGTATTCCTGCCTCCTTCCTATGCATTATCCCAAAAGCGTTATCCTGTTGTGTACCTGCATGACGGAGCTGCGCTGATGATGAATAACTTAAACTATATGTACAGGCTGTTCCGCGAGGGGCTGCTCACCGAGCTGATTGTCACCGGCATCAGCAGCTCTTCCCGAAATGATGATTATACACCCTGGCCTGAGTCTGCTGCAACCGAAGGAAGGCCGGATTTCGGCGGCCGCGGGCCTGCCTATCTCGATGAAATCGCTGACGGCATCAAGCCTTACATTGATTCCGTCCTGCGGACGGCTCCGGAGCCGGAATCCACCGGGCTGGCCGGCTATTCGCTGGGCGGCCTGGTGACACTGCTGGCAGCTTACCGCCGCCCGGATGCCTTCGGGCGGTTCGGCATGCTGTCCCCCTCCATCTGGTATGAGGGGATGCTTGGTTTTACGGAAGCTAACCCGCTGCCGGATGCAGGACAGAAGCTATACCTGTCTGTAGGTAACCGTGAAGGGGTATATAAGCAGAATATACAGAGGCACGCTGTAACCAGCACACTGCAGCTGTACCGTAACCTGCGGAGCCAGCTGGCCGATGAGCAGCGGCTGCGGCTCTCGCTTACCGACGGGGCGGCCCATGACCTTGTCTCTATGTCTGCGCGGTTTCCTGAAGCGCTGCAGTGGCTGTACGGGGCAGCTGATGAACAGCAGACAGGGGAGGTGGTGCAGCGGCCTGGTGCGGAAACTGAGATGATGTCGCAGGTCGGCGCCTGCCTGCTGCCTGGAACCGAGGTATGGGACATGACCTCGCTGTACAATGGCCTGACCTACCGGGTCTTTGTCCACCTTCCGCTGAAGCCTCCGCCGCCGGAAGGCTACCCGGTGCTGTACACGGTCGACGGCAACGCCTATTTCGCTTCGCTGAATGATGCGATGCGGCTGCAGACCCGGCATCCGCGGGGGCTTCCGTCCGGTCTGGTGGTATCCATCGGTTATCCGGCAGACGGGCCGTTTGTGGCTGAGCGGCGCTTCAGGGACCTGACCGTGGCGGATGTGCAGCCCGGGCTGCGTCCCGACGGCTCGCCCTGGCCGGTGAACGGCGGGGCGGATGCCTTTCTCGATTTCATCGAGCTCGAGCTGATGCCGCTGATCGGACGCAGATACAGCGTGGATCACTCCCGGGCGGCGCTGTTCGGGCATTCGCTGGGCGGCTTCTTTACCCTGTATACGATGATCCGCCGCAGCGGGCTGTTCAGTACCTATATCGCCGGCAGTCCGTCCCTCTGGTGGAAGGGGCGGGTGCTCTTTGATCTGCTGCCTGAGCTGGAGGAGAAGCTGCGCAGCGGGGAGCTCGAATGCTCCCTGATGATCGGCATCGGCTCGGAGGAGGGTGGCATGCTGGAGGATGCCAGGACATTCTATGAGCGCCTGGTCCCATATACCGGCAGCGGGCTCAGCCGGCTGTCCTATAATGAAATCCAGGGTGAAGGCCATATGTCTGTACTGCAGCCGTTGTTCAGTCCGATGCTGCGCTTTGTTTTTGCGGCAGAGGGAGCGGAGCTCTGTATTTGA
- the nrdI gene encoding class Ib ribonucleoside-diphosphate reductase assembly flavoprotein NrdI, whose product MLIAYDSKTGNVRRFINKLKLPAVQIEEHMTIDEPYVLVTYTTGFGQIPEKVSSFLEKNHSRLKGIAASGNKNWGELYAHSADLIAERYNVPVVGKFELSGTFGDVERIKQEVNRVAAY is encoded by the coding sequence ATGCTGATTGCTTACGATTCCAAAACCGGCAATGTCAGACGGTTTATCAACAAGCTGAAGCTGCCTGCTGTACAAATCGAAGAGCATATGACGATCGACGAGCCTTACGTGCTTGTTACATACACCACCGGATTTGGGCAGATTCCCGAGAAGGTGTCTTCTTTTTTGGAGAAGAACCATTCCAGGCTGAAAGGCATTGCCGCGAGCGGCAATAAAAACTGGGGTGAGCTGTACGCGCACAGCGCAGACCTGATTGCAGAACGCTATAATGTGCCGGTAGTCGGCAAGTTTGAGCTGTCAGGTACTTTTGGCGATGTGGAGCGAATTAAACAGGAGGTGAACCGGGTTGCGGCATATTGA